From a single Streptomyces misionensis genomic region:
- a CDS encoding ABC transporter permease, translating into MGRYVARRLLQMIPVFIGATLLIFLMVNVMGDPVAGLCGERACDPATAAQLKREFGLDQPLWRQYATYMGNVFAGDFGTAFNGQPVTELMAAAFPVTVRLTVVAVLFEIVIGIALGVVTGLRRGRPVDTGVLLATLVVISLPTFVTGLLLQLLLGVEWGWIKPSVSPAAAFGELIVPGLVLASVSLAYVTRLTRTSIAENKRSDYVRTAIAKGLPRRRVISRHLLRNSLIPVVTFIGTDIGALMGGAIVTERIFNIHGVGYQLYQGILRQNTQTVVGFVTVLVLVFLLANLLVDLLYAVLDPRIRYA; encoded by the coding sequence GTGGGCCGCTACGTCGCCAGGCGACTGCTCCAGATGATCCCGGTGTTCATCGGGGCCACCCTGCTGATCTTCCTCATGGTGAACGTGATGGGCGATCCCGTCGCGGGCCTGTGCGGCGAGCGGGCCTGCGACCCGGCCACCGCCGCCCAGCTCAAACGGGAGTTCGGGCTCGACCAGCCGCTGTGGCGCCAGTACGCCACCTACATGGGGAACGTCTTCGCGGGCGACTTCGGCACGGCGTTCAACGGACAGCCGGTCACCGAGCTGATGGCGGCGGCGTTCCCGGTCACCGTCCGGCTCACCGTCGTGGCCGTCCTCTTCGAGATCGTCATCGGCATCGCGCTCGGCGTCGTCACGGGCCTCAGGCGCGGCCGGCCCGTGGACACCGGCGTGCTGCTGGCCACCCTGGTCGTCATCTCCCTGCCCACCTTCGTCACCGGACTGCTGCTGCAACTGCTGCTCGGCGTGGAGTGGGGCTGGATCAAACCGTCCGTCTCGCCGGCCGCCGCCTTCGGCGAGCTGATCGTGCCCGGGCTGGTGCTCGCCTCCGTCTCGCTGGCCTACGTCACCCGGCTCACCCGCACCTCGATCGCGGAGAACAAGCGCTCCGACTACGTGCGCACCGCGATCGCCAAGGGCCTGCCCCGGCGCCGCGTCATCAGCCGCCACCTGCTGCGCAACTCGCTGATCCCGGTGGTCACCTTCATCGGCACCGACATCGGCGCGCTGATGGGCGGCGCGATCGTCACCGAGCGGATCTTCAACATCCACGGCGTCGGCTATCAGCTCTACCAGGGCATCCTGCGGCAGAACACGCAGACCGTCGTCGGCTTCGTGACCGTCCTGGTGCTGGTCTTCCTGCTCGCCAACCTCCTCGTCGACCTCCTGTACGCCGTACTCGACCCGAGGATCCGCTATGCCTGA
- a CDS encoding ABC transporter permease, with amino-acid sequence MPEQPYEPEGAIAGTGMGGPMDLGASEAATLEEGPGGPAGAGPAGKPRSLWSDAWRDLRRNPVFLLSALVIVFLVFVSLWPSAIASGSPLACDLAKSQDGPGPGAPFGYDGQGCNVYTRTVYGARTSVTVGVCATLGVALLGSVLGGLAGYYGGWWDALLSRTTDIFFAIPVVLGGLVLLSVVTSNTVWPVIGFMVLLGWPQISRIARGSVITARQHDYVQAARALGASDSRILLRHIAPNAVAPVIVVATIALGTYISLEATLSYLGVGLRPPSVSWGIDISAASPYVRNAPHALLWPSGALAVTVLAFIMLGDAVRDALDPRLR; translated from the coding sequence ATGCCTGAACAGCCCTACGAGCCCGAGGGGGCCATCGCCGGGACCGGCATGGGCGGCCCCATGGACCTGGGCGCGAGCGAGGCCGCCACGCTGGAGGAGGGACCCGGCGGCCCGGCGGGCGCGGGCCCCGCGGGCAAGCCCCGCTCGCTGTGGTCCGACGCCTGGCGGGACCTGCGCCGCAACCCCGTCTTCCTGCTCTCCGCCCTGGTCATCGTCTTCCTGGTGTTCGTCTCGCTGTGGCCCTCGGCGATCGCCTCCGGCAGCCCGCTCGCCTGCGACCTGGCCAAGTCCCAGGACGGCCCGGGCCCGGGCGCCCCCTTCGGCTACGACGGACAGGGCTGCAACGTCTACACACGCACCGTCTACGGCGCCCGTACGTCCGTCACGGTCGGCGTCTGCGCCACCCTGGGGGTCGCCCTCCTCGGGTCCGTGCTCGGCGGCCTGGCGGGCTATTACGGCGGCTGGTGGGACGCGCTGCTGTCCCGCACCACCGACATCTTCTTCGCCATCCCCGTCGTCCTCGGCGGCCTGGTGCTGCTGTCCGTGGTCACCAGCAACACGGTCTGGCCGGTGATCGGCTTCATGGTGCTGCTCGGCTGGCCGCAGATCTCCCGCATCGCGCGCGGCTCGGTCATCACCGCCCGGCAGCACGACTACGTCCAGGCGGCCCGCGCGCTCGGCGCCTCCGACTCCCGCATCCTGCTGCGCCACATCGCCCCGAACGCCGTCGCCCCGGTCATCGTGGTCGCGACCATCGCGCTGGGCACCTACATCTCCCTGGAGGCCACCCTGTCCTACCTCGGCGTCGGCCTCAGACCGCCCAGCGTCTCCTGGGGCATCGACATCTCCGCCGCCTCGCCCTACGTCCGCAACGCCCCGCACGCCCTGCTGTGGCCCTCCGGCGCCCTCGCCGTGACCGTCCTTGCCTTCATCATGCTCGGCGACGCGGTCCGCGACGCCCTCGACCCCCGGCTGAGGTGA
- a CDS encoding ABC transporter ATP-binding protein — translation MLLEVRDLHVEFRTRDGVARAVNGVSYAVDAGRTLAVLGESGSGKSVTAQAVMGILDTPPGRITGGEILFQGRDLLGLGEEERRGLRGAKMAMIFQDALSALNPVLPVGDQLGELFVVHRGASKREARARAVELMDRVRIPGAAQRVRDYPHQFSGGMRQRIMIAMALALEPALVIADEPTTALDVTVQAQVMDLLAELRREYRMGLVLITHDLGVVADVADRIAVMYAGRIVESAPVHDIYRAPAHPYTRGLLDSIPRLDLKGRELYAIKGLPPNLTRVPPGCAFHPRCPMARDVCRTEVPPLYEVSEARGSACHFWRECLDDGER, via the coding sequence ATGCTGCTCGAAGTCCGCGACCTGCACGTGGAGTTCCGGACCCGGGACGGGGTCGCCAGGGCGGTCAACGGGGTGTCGTACGCGGTGGACGCGGGTCGGACGCTGGCGGTGCTCGGCGAGTCCGGGTCGGGCAAGTCGGTGACCGCGCAGGCCGTGATGGGCATCCTCGACACGCCGCCCGGCCGGATCACCGGCGGCGAGATCCTCTTCCAGGGCCGGGACCTGCTCGGGCTCGGGGAGGAGGAGCGGCGCGGGCTGCGCGGCGCGAAGATGGCGATGATCTTCCAGGACGCGCTGTCCGCCCTCAACCCGGTGCTCCCGGTGGGCGACCAGCTCGGCGAACTCTTCGTGGTGCACCGGGGGGCGTCGAAGCGGGAGGCACGGGCCCGGGCGGTGGAACTGATGGACCGGGTGCGCATCCCGGGCGCCGCCCAGCGGGTGCGCGACTACCCGCACCAGTTCTCCGGCGGGATGCGCCAGCGCATCATGATCGCGATGGCGCTGGCCCTGGAGCCGGCCCTCGTCATCGCCGACGAGCCCACCACCGCCCTGGACGTCACCGTGCAGGCCCAGGTCATGGACCTGCTCGCGGAGTTGCGGCGCGAGTACCGGATGGGGCTCGTCCTCATCACCCACGACCTCGGGGTGGTGGCGGACGTGGCCGACCGGATCGCGGTGATGTACGCCGGGCGGATCGTGGAGTCGGCGCCCGTGCACGACATCTACCGGGCGCCCGCCCACCCGTACACCCGGGGCCTGCTGGACTCCATCCCCCGCCTGGACCTCAAGGGGCGGGAGCTGTACGCCATCAAGGGCCTGCCGCCCAACCTGACCCGGGTGCCCCCGGGCTGCGCCTTCCACCCGCGCTGCCCGATGGCCCGGGACGTCTGCCGCACCGAGGTGCCCCCGCTGTACGAGGTGTCCGAGGCCCGGGGCAGCGCCTGCCACTTCTGGAGGGAGTGCCTCGATGACGGCGAGCGGTGA
- a CDS encoding ABC transporter ATP-binding protein produces MTASGEPILEVEGLVKHYPLTRGILFKKEIGAVRAVDGVDFALGRGETLGIVGESGCGKSTVARLLCSLERPTAGSIRFKGEDITRLSGRALKAVRRNIQMVFQDPYTSLNPRMTVGDIVGEPYEIHPEAAPKGDRRRRVRELLDVVGLDPDYVNRYPHQFSGGQRQRIGIARGLALRPEVIVADEPVSALDVSVQAQVINLMARLQTEFDLSYVFIAHDLSIVRHISDRVAVMYLGRIVETGRDAEIYDHPTHPYTQALLSAVPVPDPGARERRERIILGGDVPSPTDIPSGCRFRTRCWKARERCAREVPALAVPAVFERGGGPAAHDSACHFAEERRVVPPEDPGGPEAPQATVNGNGPG; encoded by the coding sequence ATGACGGCGAGCGGTGAACCGATCTTGGAGGTGGAGGGACTCGTCAAGCACTACCCGCTGACCCGGGGCATCCTGTTCAAGAAGGAGATCGGGGCGGTACGCGCCGTCGACGGCGTCGACTTCGCCCTCGGCCGGGGCGAGACCCTCGGCATCGTCGGCGAGTCGGGCTGCGGCAAGTCGACCGTCGCCCGGCTGCTGTGCAGCCTGGAGCGGCCCACCGCCGGGTCCATCCGGTTCAAGGGCGAGGACATCACCCGGCTGTCGGGCCGCGCCCTGAAGGCCGTGCGCCGCAACATCCAGATGGTCTTCCAGGACCCCTACACCTCGCTCAACCCCCGTATGACGGTGGGCGACATCGTGGGGGAGCCGTACGAGATCCACCCCGAGGCCGCCCCCAAGGGGGACCGGCGCCGGCGGGTGCGGGAACTGCTGGACGTGGTGGGGCTCGACCCGGACTACGTCAACCGCTACCCGCACCAGTTCTCCGGCGGCCAGCGCCAGCGCATCGGCATCGCGCGGGGGCTCGCGCTGCGCCCGGAGGTCATCGTCGCCGACGAACCGGTGTCCGCCCTGGACGTCTCCGTGCAGGCACAGGTGATCAACCTGATGGCCCGGCTCCAGACGGAGTTCGACCTCTCCTACGTGTTCATCGCGCACGACCTGTCGATCGTGCGGCACATCTCCGACCGGGTCGCGGTGATGTACCTGGGCCGGATCGTGGAGACGGGACGGGACGCGGAGATCTACGACCACCCGACGCACCCGTACACCCAGGCGCTGCTGTCGGCGGTGCCGGTCCCGGACCCCGGGGCCCGCGAGCGCCGCGAGCGGATCATCCTCGGCGGCGACGTGCCCTCGCCCACGGACATCCCCTCCGGGTGCCGCTTCCGCACCCGGTGCTGGAAGGCGCGGGAGCGGTGCGCCCGGGAGGTGCCGGCCCTCGCGGTGCCCGCGGTGTTCGAGCGGGGCGGGGGACCGGCCGCGCACGACTCGGCGTGCCACTTCGCCGAGGAGCGGCGGGTGGTGCCGCCGGAGGACCCCGGAGGGCCCGAGGCGCCGCAGGCCACGGTGAACGGCAACGGGCCGGGGTGA
- a CDS encoding S9 family peptidase codes for MTTESDSFPRRHARTQRFTLGAPRGFTVAPDGARVAFLRSSSGTDRANSLWVLDLPDGTERLVADPGTLLRGASEQLSPEERARRERSREGGAGIVGHATDAAVELAAFTLSGRLFTARLTTGETRELAVPAPVIDPRPAPDGRHVAYVAQGALRVVGADGEGDRALAEPETENVTYGLAEFIAAEEMARHRGFWWAPGSDRLLVARADDTPVARWWIADPAHPESEPRNVAYPAAGTPNADVRLFVLGLDGARTEVLWDRARYPYLARVHWSEAGAPLILVQARDQRSQLFLAVDPDTGTTRMVHADEDPDWLELFAGVPCWSPSGQLVRIADEGGARVLTVGERPLTSGQLHIRAVLDVGADDVLVSASAGAEAEAPETGEIHVYRVNELGVERVSQEPGVHSAVRAGGVTVLVSATLDRPGARVQVLRDGKPAATVRSYAEDPGLSPRVTLTEGGARRIPCAVLMPRDYPGDTPLPVLLDPYGGPHGQRVVAAHNAHLTSQWFADQGFAVIVADGRGTPGRSPAWEKEIRDDVAELVLQDQVDALRSLAERFPLDLDRVAIRGWSFGGYLSALAVLRRPDVFHAAVVGAPVTDLRLYDTHYQERYLGDPNEQPEVYRRNSLIDDAGLVDPAEPHRPMMIIHGLADDNVVVAHSLRLSSALLAAGRPHEVLPLSGVTHMTPQETVAENLLRLQLDFLRRSLG; via the coding sequence ATGACGACCGAGTCCGACTCCTTCCCCCGTAGGCACGCCAGGACCCAGCGGTTCACCCTCGGCGCGCCGCGTGGATTCACCGTGGCGCCCGACGGCGCACGTGTCGCGTTCCTCCGATCGAGCTCCGGCACCGACCGGGCCAACTCCCTGTGGGTGCTGGACCTTCCGGACGGCACCGAGCGCCTCGTCGCCGACCCGGGTACCCTCCTGCGGGGCGCCTCCGAACAGCTGTCGCCCGAGGAGCGGGCGCGCCGCGAGCGCAGCCGCGAGGGCGGGGCCGGCATCGTCGGCCACGCCACCGACGCCGCCGTGGAGTTGGCGGCTTTCACCTTGTCAGGGCGGCTTTTCACGGCGCGTCTGACGACCGGCGAGACCCGTGAACTCGCCGTCCCGGCACCGGTGATCGACCCCCGTCCGGCCCCCGACGGCCGGCACGTCGCGTACGTCGCGCAGGGCGCCCTGCGCGTCGTGGGCGCCGACGGCGAGGGCGACCGCGCGCTCGCCGAGCCGGAGACGGAGAACGTCACCTACGGGCTCGCGGAGTTCATCGCGGCCGAGGAGATGGCACGCCACCGGGGCTTCTGGTGGGCGCCGGGGTCGGACCGGCTGCTGGTGGCCCGCGCGGACGACACGCCGGTGGCCCGCTGGTGGATCGCGGATCCGGCCCACCCCGAGAGTGAGCCACGTAACGTCGCCTACCCCGCCGCGGGCACCCCGAACGCGGACGTACGGCTGTTCGTGCTCGGCCTCGACGGTGCGCGCACCGAGGTGCTGTGGGACCGCGCCCGCTACCCGTATCTGGCCCGAGTGCACTGGTCAGAGGCGGGTGCGCCGCTGATCCTGGTGCAGGCCAGGGACCAGCGCAGCCAGCTGTTCCTGGCGGTGGACCCGGACACCGGGACGACCCGGATGGTGCACGCGGACGAGGACCCAGATTGGCTGGAACTGTTTGCCGGGGTGCCCTGCTGGAGCCCCTCCGGCCAGTTGGTCCGGATCGCGGACGAGGGCGGCGCACGCGTCCTGACCGTGGGCGAACGTCCGCTGACCAGCGGCCAGTTGCACATCCGCGCGGTGCTGGACGTGGGCGCGGACGACGTGCTCGTCTCGGCCTCCGCGGGTGCCGAGGCGGAGGCGCCGGAGACCGGTGAGATCCATGTCTACCGCGTGAACGAGCTGGGTGTGGAGCGCGTCTCCCAGGAGCCCGGCGTGCACTCGGCGGTACGCGCCGGGGGCGTGACCGTGCTGGTCTCCGCCACGCTCGACAGGCCGGGCGCCCGTGTCCAGGTGCTGCGTGACGGGAAACCGGCGGCCACTGTCCGGTCGTACGCCGAAGACCCCGGTTTGTCCCCCCGGGTCACCCTCACCGAGGGGGGCGCACGCCGAATTCCGTGCGCCGTGCTTATGCCACGGGACTACCCCGGTGACACTCCCCTGCCGGTTCTGCTGGACCCCTACGGCGGTCCGCACGGCCAGCGGGTGGTCGCCGCGCACAACGCGCATCTCACCTCCCAGTGGTTCGCCGACCAGGGCTTCGCCGTGATCGTGGCCGACGGCCGGGGCACCCCCGGGCGCTCGCCGGCCTGGGAGAAGGAGATCCGCGACGACGTGGCGGAACTCGTGCTCCAGGACCAGGTGGACGCGCTCCGGTCGCTCGCCGAGCGGTTCCCGCTGGACCTGGACCGGGTGGCGATCCGGGGCTGGTCCTTCGGCGGCTACCTCTCGGCGCTCGCGGTGCTGCGCCGCCCGGACGTCTTCCACGCGGCGGTGGTCGGCGCCCCCGTCACCGACCTGCGCCTCTACGACACCCACTACCAGGAGCGCTACCTGGGCGACCCGAACGAGCAGCCCGAGGTCTACCGCCGCAACTCGCTGATCGACGACGCCGGCCTGGTCGACCCGGCCGAGCCGCACCGCCCGATGATGATCATCCACGGTCTCGCGGACGACAACGTGGTGGTCGCCCACTCCCTGCGGCTGTCCTCCGCCCTGCTGGCCGCCGGCCGCCCGCACGAGGTGCTGCCGCTGTCCGGGGTCACCCACATGACCCCCCAGGAGACGGTCGCGGAGAACCTGCTCAGGCTCCAGCTGGACTTCCTGCGGCGCTCCCTGGGCTGA
- the mshB gene encoding N-acetyl-1-D-myo-inositol-2-amino-2-deoxy-alpha-D-glucopyranoside deacetylase, whose product MTELSSFGSRGARRLLLVHAHPDDESINNGATMAKYVAEGAHVTLVTCTLGERGECIPPGLRHLTGAALGAHRRGELAAALAALGVTDARLLGGAGRYGDSGMMGTADNEDPGCFWRADVDEAAGHLVEVILETRPQVLVTYDDNGGYGHPDHIQAHRVAMRAVDLAAERGHRVDKVYWNRTPRSVAEAAFARLQDELPTLPFTKSADLDDVPGVVDDERITTAVDGTAHAAAKAAAMRAHATQIEVAGSCFALSNELAQPLFTTEYYELVRGTAVPGETDLFAGLGVEETS is encoded by the coding sequence ATGACGGAACTGTCCTCCTTTGGGTCGCGGGGCGCTCGGCGGCTGCTCCTGGTGCATGCGCACCCGGACGACGAGTCGATCAACAACGGCGCCACCATGGCCAAGTACGTGGCCGAGGGTGCGCACGTGACGCTGGTCACCTGCACCCTGGGGGAGCGGGGGGAGTGCATCCCGCCCGGACTGCGGCATCTGACCGGGGCCGCCCTGGGCGCGCACCGGCGCGGCGAGCTGGCCGCCGCCCTCGCCGCGCTGGGGGTCACCGACGCCCGGCTGCTCGGCGGCGCGGGCCGCTACGGCGACTCCGGGATGATGGGCACCGCGGACAACGAGGACCCCGGCTGCTTCTGGCGGGCCGACGTGGACGAGGCCGCCGGCCACCTCGTCGAGGTGATCCTGGAGACCCGGCCCCAGGTCCTCGTCACCTACGACGACAACGGCGGCTACGGCCACCCGGACCACATCCAGGCCCACCGCGTCGCCATGCGCGCCGTGGACCTCGCGGCCGAGCGCGGCCACCGCGTCGACAAGGTCTACTGGAACCGCACCCCGCGCTCCGTGGCCGAGGCCGCCTTCGCCCGGCTCCAGGACGAGCTGCCGACGCTGCCCTTCACCAAGAGCGCCGACCTGGACGACGTACCCGGAGTGGTGGACGACGAGCGGATCACCACCGCCGTCGACGGCACCGCACACGCCGCCGCCAAGGCCGCCGCGATGCGCGCCCACGCCACCCAGATCGAGGTGGCCGGGTCCTGCTTCGCACTCTCCAACGAGCTGGCCCAGCCCCTGTTCACCACCGAGTACTACGAGTTGGTGCGCGGCACGGCCGTCCCCGGCGAGACCGACCTGTTCGCCGGCCTCGGCGTCGAGGAGACCTCGTGA
- a CDS encoding DUF6113 family protein, with translation MLAQPLRPPSAGRAAAYVGLFLLGALVAVAGALVQAAWFPGGLLLALAAAVGTFLGGSYATRSRGGAMAPAAGWIVTVILLTSSRPEGDFLFGAGGGSYLFLFGGMALAVICATLGAMRQPRDGSARLGK, from the coding sequence ATGCTCGCCCAGCCGCTGCGGCCGCCGTCCGCGGGGCGGGCCGCGGCGTACGTCGGCCTCTTCCTGCTCGGCGCCCTCGTCGCGGTCGCCGGCGCGCTGGTGCAGGCCGCCTGGTTCCCCGGCGGGCTGCTGCTCGCCCTGGCCGCCGCGGTCGGCACCTTCCTCGGCGGCTCGTACGCCACCCGGTCCCGGGGCGGCGCGATGGCCCCGGCGGCGGGCTGGATCGTCACCGTCATACTGCTCACCTCCTCGCGCCCCGAGGGCGACTTCCTCTTCGGCGCGGGCGGCGGTTCCTACCTCTTCCTCTTCGGTGGCATGGCGCTCGCTGTGATCTGCGCCACGCTTGGCGCGATGCGGCAACCTCGTGACGGCTCCGCCCGACTTGGGAAGTGA
- a CDS encoding ABC transporter ATP-binding protein, whose translation MTTTAVPATSTEVVGFDQVTKTYGTVRAVDGLSLRLHPGETVALLGPNGAGKSTTLDLLLGLKQPDSGTVTVFGTSPREAIVAGRVGAMLQSGGLMDEVTVGELVKLSCSLHPRPYPVSDVLARAGITQIADRKVNKLSGGQAQRVRFALATAGDSDLIILDEPTTGMDVSARQAFWATMREQADQGRTVLFATHYLEEADAIADRVLVLHRGRLLADGTAAEIKARAGARRISFDLEGAVDEDALRALPRLTSLTVSHGGFGHTVRLQSADADATVHALYRLGVYPRNLEVTGLGLEQAFVAITEAEEAKQS comes from the coding sequence ATGACAACGACAGCGGTACCGGCCACCTCCACCGAGGTGGTCGGGTTCGACCAGGTGACCAAGACGTACGGGACGGTGCGGGCCGTCGACGGGCTCTCGCTGCGGCTGCACCCGGGGGAGACCGTCGCCCTGCTCGGCCCGAACGGTGCCGGCAAGTCCACCACCCTCGATCTGCTCCTCGGCCTGAAGCAGCCCGACAGCGGCACGGTGACCGTGTTCGGCACCAGCCCGCGCGAGGCGATCGTGGCCGGGCGGGTCGGGGCCATGCTCCAGAGCGGCGGCCTGATGGACGAGGTCACCGTCGGCGAACTGGTCAAGCTGTCCTGCTCGCTGCACCCGCGGCCGTACCCGGTCTCCGACGTGCTGGCCCGCGCCGGGATCACGCAGATCGCCGACCGCAAGGTCAACAAGCTCTCCGGCGGCCAGGCCCAGCGGGTCCGCTTCGCCCTGGCCACCGCGGGCGACAGCGACCTGATCATCCTGGACGAGCCGACCACCGGCATGGACGTCTCCGCCCGCCAGGCCTTCTGGGCCACCATGCGCGAGCAGGCCGACCAGGGCCGTACCGTGCTGTTCGCCACGCACTACCTGGAAGAGGCCGACGCCATCGCCGACCGGGTCCTGGTGCTGCACCGCGGCCGGCTCCTCGCCGACGGCACCGCCGCCGAGATCAAGGCCAGGGCGGGCGCCCGGCGGATCTCCTTCGACCTGGAGGGCGCCGTCGACGAGGACGCCCTGCGCGCCCTGCCGCGGCTGACCTCCCTCACCGTGTCCCACGGCGGCTTCGGCCACACCGTGCGCCTCCAGTCCGCCGACGCCGACGCCACCGTGCACGCCCTGTACCGCCTCGGTGTCTACCCCCGCAACCTCGAAGTCACCGGCCTCGGGCTGGAACAGGCGTTCGTCGCCATCACGGAGGCCGAGGAGGCCAAGCAGTCGTGA
- a CDS encoding ABC transporter permease: MNSLIKLELTRALRNKKFLFFSVLYPAVLFLIIAGNADDTRIDGTGLTLATYMMVSMASFGALTAVLMGNSERIAKERESGWVRQLRLTPLPGRGYVLAKTASAAVVSLPSIVVVFLAAAAIKHVRLDAWQWLALTGVIWAGSLVFAALGVALGYLASGDAVRPITMIVYFGLSILGGLWMPSTTFPRFLQDIAKWLPTHAYAALGRAIEESQAPHTTDIAVLAGYFVLFAGGAAWLYRKDTLKA, from the coding sequence GTGAACTCGCTCATCAAACTGGAACTGACCCGCGCCCTGCGCAACAAGAAGTTCCTGTTCTTCTCGGTGCTCTACCCGGCCGTCCTCTTCCTGATCATCGCGGGCAACGCCGACGACACCAGGATCGACGGGACCGGGCTCACCCTGGCGACCTACATGATGGTCTCCATGGCCTCCTTCGGCGCCCTGACCGCCGTCCTGATGGGCAACAGCGAGCGCATCGCCAAGGAACGCGAGAGCGGCTGGGTGCGGCAGCTGCGGCTGACCCCGCTGCCCGGGCGCGGCTACGTCCTCGCCAAGACCGCCAGCGCGGCCGTGGTGAGCCTGCCGTCCATCGTGGTGGTCTTCCTGGCCGCCGCCGCGATCAAGCACGTACGACTGGACGCCTGGCAGTGGCTCGCCCTCACCGGGGTCATCTGGGCCGGCAGCCTCGTCTTCGCCGCGCTCGGCGTCGCCCTCGGCTACCTCGCCTCCGGGGACGCGGTGCGCCCCATCACGATGATCGTGTACTTCGGCCTGTCGATCCTCGGCGGCCTGTGGATGCCGTCCACCACCTTCCCGCGGTTCCTCCAGGACATCGCCAAGTGGCTGCCCACCCACGCGTACGCCGCGCTGGGCCGGGCGATCGAGGAGAGCCAGGCCCCGCACACCACGGACATCGCCGTCCTCGCCGGGTACTTCGTCCTCTTCGCGGGCGGCGCGGCCTGGCTGTACCGGAAGGACACGCTGAAGGCGTGA
- a CDS encoding sensor histidine kinase, with protein MTEDPRAGARGPGPQVRIGQGPRNRRDVLIKLLWIGVWLVFLSSPVHDLTSGRHTTAGTVAGAAGLAVFVVAYLTLVFRNMGRSFPPRAGAVLLGILAVLAPALGYGLGTHWTGLFVYLSVACGATLPPRLAVWAIPGSGLVMYLVRMRWGAYAVDEDLLMVVLIGFAMIGVSQLVRTTIELRKARATVAQLAANEERLRLARDLHDLLGHSLSLITLKSELAGRMLPDHPDKAAQQVADIEQVSRQALVDVREAVTGYRRPRLAVELAGTQVALTAAGVTAELPDEPDLDGVDRDAESALAWALREAVTNVVRHSGADRCAVRLLHRQTLDGPVLELTVEDNGSGGSGGGFGNGLTGLTERLEKAGGTLEAGRCGHGFRLVARVPAAAGGDVGSGA; from the coding sequence ATGACGGAAGACCCACGGGCCGGCGCGCGCGGGCCAGGGCCGCAGGTGCGGATCGGCCAGGGGCCCCGCAACCGGCGCGACGTCCTGATCAAGCTGCTGTGGATCGGCGTGTGGCTGGTCTTCCTCAGCTCCCCGGTCCACGACCTGACCAGCGGCCGGCACACCACGGCCGGCACCGTGGCGGGCGCGGCGGGCCTTGCGGTCTTCGTCGTCGCGTATCTGACGCTGGTCTTCCGGAACATGGGACGGTCCTTCCCACCGCGGGCGGGAGCCGTGTTGCTGGGCATCCTCGCCGTCCTCGCCCCCGCCCTGGGCTACGGCCTCGGCACGCACTGGACCGGGCTGTTCGTCTACCTCTCGGTGGCCTGCGGGGCCACGCTGCCGCCGCGGCTCGCGGTCTGGGCGATCCCGGGCTCCGGTCTGGTGATGTACCTCGTCAGGATGCGCTGGGGTGCGTACGCGGTCGACGAGGACCTGCTGATGGTCGTGCTCATCGGGTTCGCGATGATCGGGGTGAGCCAACTCGTGCGCACCACGATCGAGTTGCGCAAGGCGCGGGCCACCGTCGCCCAGCTCGCCGCCAACGAGGAGCGGCTGCGCCTCGCCCGCGACCTGCACGATCTGCTGGGCCACTCGCTCTCGCTGATCACGCTGAAGAGCGAGCTGGCCGGCCGGATGCTGCCGGACCACCCGGACAAGGCGGCCCAGCAGGTCGCCGACATCGAACAGGTCAGCCGCCAGGCCCTGGTGGACGTCCGGGAGGCGGTCACCGGCTACCGGCGCCCCCGCCTCGCCGTGGAGCTGGCCGGCACCCAGGTGGCCCTCACCGCCGCGGGCGTCACCGCCGAACTGCCCGACGAGCCCGACCTCGACGGGGTGGACCGGGACGCCGAGTCCGCGCTCGCCTGGGCCCTGCGCGAGGCGGTCACCAACGTGGTCCGGCACAGCGGCGCCGACCGCTGCGCCGTACGGCTCCTGCACCGCCAGACCCTGGACGGCCCGGTGCTCGAACTCACCGTCGAGGACAACGGATCCGGCGGCAGCGGCGGCGGCTTCGGCAACGGTCTGACCGGGCTGACCGAGCGTCTGGAGAAGGCCGGCGGAACCCTGGAGGCGGGCCGGTGCGGACACGGCTTCCGGCTGGTCGCCCGCGTGCCCGCGGCGGCCGGCGGGGACGTAGGATCCGGGGCATGA